A region of the Pseudoprevotella muciniphila genome:
CATGCGAGCGGTGCAATTTGTCCTGAAGCATTTTTGGTTTGGTATGCCACGTTGGCGTCGATTTCTGCATCAGTAGTGCCATTGACGTTTTGGCGCATCTTGAGGAAGTAGCGCTTGCCTGAAACTATTGCTTGGTCAAACTTGTCGTTGAGGGTCGTCTGCGCACCAGGTCTGTTATAATCAATATTACTGTTTTTTACCTTGATTAATAAGCTGGAAGTTATTTTCGATATAGTTTGGTAGAAGCCAGAGAAGTCGTAGTCTATACCATTGATGTTGAATAAGAGTTCTTCCAGCGTGTTGAGACTCATGCCGGGGAAAGTACCACTGCCAAACGTGTAGTAACCTCCGTCTGGCAGAACGAATTCGCCGGAGGCGGATGTTATGTCATTGATGGTAACAGTTATGGGGAGACCATTTTCGTCCACGAAATTTACATCATATGCAGGCACGAACTGGAACACGCTACCAAAGTCAGTGGAGACGTTGTATAATCCCATGTTAGAAAATGTGTAGCCCCCATGGTTACTCAAATAGTTGCTTGTCGAGTTACTTGTGGTAGTTTCCAGTAAATAGCCATTGATGGAGTTGCCTTCAACCGTGATAGTCCGTGGCGTGGGGAACCAGACTTCAGCACGTTCCTCTGTGGCGGCTGTCAGGAATTCCTTGTCGTGACCGTTAGCCCATGATGTGCTTGCTTCATTATTATTTTTTTCGGTGAATTTGAAACTTGCTGCGTAATTGCCATTTTCTTCCGATTTCAGCACCAATCCTCCAGGGGCAAAACTCAACGTCCACTTCATCGAGTTGTCGAGTGAGGCACTTTTGTGTACAATATAACTGCTGCCTGTCGAACCGGTGAGATATACATTGTATCCTACCTGTGTGGCGCGACCGGGCATTCTGATGGCATACTTGCCTCCATCCTGTACAGGATTACCCAATACGTCGAGTGGAATACTTGTGGTTGCAGTGAGCGAAGCTTCTTCTCCTGCAGCATATATCCATATTCGCTGATTCGGTCTGTTATCGCCATATTGAAATTGAACTATTTGACTAAGTCCATATTCACCTTTATTGTTTACTCCAAAGTCCCCATTTTTCAAATAGAAGTATCCGCCATTGTTATAAATGAGTTCGTAATCGGCAGCGGTGCCCAAGATAATGCTCTCAGAATTCGATCCGGATAATGCAGGGAAGTAGTATCCATCTTCACCCATAATCTGAACAATCTTCTTGTTTCCGTCAGTTTCAGCTTTTGTTATGGTGAAGATGTATCTTTCTGTGTCATATCTCAGAGAATCTCTCTTACCTAATGAATGGTTATACCCCCAAAAGAGATATCCCCCATTACCATTAGTATTGTGTATTTTCATGACAATTTTCTGTCCTGCTTGAATCTGGGAGATATCGGTGATTTCGGTGAGCGACAGTTCTCGTGTAATTTTATTAAAAGTACGAATTTCCTCTTGCTGACCGAGCGTTACGGTAACCACATTGCCTGTTTCATTAGGCACGAAACGAAGTGCGCTACCCGCAGTAGCCGTGTTTGTTCCGTCTGAGGCAGTAGTGATTTGATAGCCCTGATAGGCATTTGGTACTAAGTAGGTATATTCTTTTCCAATGGAAACGTTGGTCTCTGTTTTTGTAAAAAGCGTAATGCCATCCTTTACGAAATTGATGGTGATGACGGTTTTCTGTTCCACTGCCTGATAGAAGGCGAAAGGATAGCAGAAACCTGCATAGTTAACAATTGCGTTGTCAGGACTGACCTTCAATCCTGCCTGTTCTTCGGTCGTGACGATGCCGAAAACATTCGCATTCGTAAAGTCGCCTGTTGCGCAGTTGATGCAGGATTGACCGTCGTCGGAAACAGATGACTCGCCTTCTCCCATCGTGTTGATGCCCGATGGCAGATTTTGGTAGTCATATAACTTGACTGACGCTTCTTCAGAACTCAGCCGGCTTGATGTGTTGCTACTGATGTACCTGCCGGTACTTGCGTTTTTGAAAGTTACTGTTGAACCTTCTTTAGCGGTCAACGTCCAAATTTCAGCGGCAGAGGGCGTATAATCCTTGGGAAGTTTGCCCGGCTTGTTCATCTTGAAAGCACTTCCAGTGTCGCAGATGTAGCCGGCATAAGCAAGGCCCGAAGTGTTGGTGCCGGAGATTGCCGTACTGAAAATTGCGTAGTTGTTACCTACTGTGAGGTCGGAGAGCGATACTCTCGTGCCAGTGGTCATTCTGTACGTTTGTGCACCAACCGGCAATGCCAACCAAGAGAGCAGGATAACGAACAATTGCGTAATTTTTGTTCTCATTATAATACTATATTTTATATGTTATTTTCAGATCAAATTCCAACCTTAGCGTCCTTATGCTGAAAGAAACTTTAGATTGATTTTGAGTTTAAATAGTTATGTCCTTACAAAAATACATGTTACAATTATGTTACAATATAATAATAATGTATAAAAATGCGTTTTTAGCAATTTTTAAATGATTTTTACCTTATTTTGCAAAGACGAGTTTGCAAATAAAATTATTGGTGTCCGGTAAAAGTTTTATGGACATAGTCATAAGCCTTTCTGTTTGGGTGTTTTATGGGTGGTGTAATCTATGGGGGCTTACTCTTTGACTTTGTTGCGTCCGTTTTAGTGCTCTGAATTAGGCTGAAAGCCTTACTGCTCATAGCCCAAGGCAACGCCTTGGGTATATGGACGTATGAGTATTTGCGTCCTGAAAGGACAAAAGCCATATTATTAAATAAATGCTAATCTCGTTTCTGCTTTTGCACTTACAGTGCGCCATTGCCATTGACCTTATCCCCCAGGGCGTTGCCCTGGGCTATGGGCTTTACGGACTTTCAGCCCGTTTTAGCGGACAACAATAAAATAAAATAAAATAAAATGTAAACATCTCGTTAATTTTGAGAGATAAGGAGGGGATATTTAGCAAAAAAGCGGATGCCTTAGGTTTGGGCATCCGCTGTATGGTGGTTTATATGTATTTACTTATTTCACGAAGTCCACACTTCTGCGCAGGAAGCGGTCGAGCGCCTCGCCTTTGAGCAATCCGTTTTGTAGGAGAGCGAGGTCGATGAGGTGCGCTATGGCGGGTTTTGAGGCGGCATATTCCTTGAGTGCCTCTGTGCGCTTGGTGCGCTGTGCCTCGATGGCTTCATCGCATTCCTTATTCGTGTTCTTCTCCTCTTCGGTGAGGTCTTCGGGCTTTTTGTCCTTTTGCTCTTGCTCGATGACCTGTTTACGAGCATTCAGTCCCTTGAGTTCTGCCTCGATGGGGTTGAGTGTCTCGATGGGCAGTTCATCAACAATGCGTTTCACCGCCGGATGGTCGGCATTGAGTACGAAGGAATACATATCCGGCATTTCGCCATAGAATCCCATTCCAGCCTGTATGGCACTCATCTCCTTCATACGGCGCATGTATTCACTCTGAGTGAGAACGACGGGCATTGCTGCTTCGCCCATGGGTTCCACCATGACGTGGAATTCTTTTTTCTCCACAACGGGTATTGCAGCCTTGAAGGCATCAGCCAGTTGTGCAGACTCAGTGGCAGAGAACTTCACTTCCTGTCCGTCGGTCTTGGGTATGAGGCGCTCGATGGTGTCGCCATCTACACGACTGAAGCGCGACTTCTCGAATTTGCTCTCGAGCATGCTGACCAATGGGCTGTCGAGTTGTCCGTCGAGCAGGAGAACGCTGTAGCCCTTGTCCTTTGCGGCTTGTATGTAGGAGTATTGTTCTTCCTTGTCTGATGTGTAAAGATAGACGAGCGTACCGTCTTTGTCGGTCTGTTCTGCCTTGATGAGGTCCCTGTACTCATCGTAGGTGAAGTATTTGCCTTCAACATCCTTGAAGAGGGCAAACTTGGCAGCCTTGTCGTAGAAGTCGGGTTCGCTGAGCAGTCCGTAGTGGATAAAGAGTTTCAGCCCATCCCATTTTTCCTCGAAATCCTTGCGGTCGTCCTTGAAGATTTCGTTGAGACGGTCGCTCACCTTCTTCATTATATAGGTGGAGATTTTCTTCACGTTGGCATCGCTCTGCAGATAACTTCGACTCACGTTGAGGGGTATGTCGGGACTGTCGATGACACCATGTAGGAGTGTCAGGAAGTCGGGCACGATGTTTTCCACGTGGTCGGTTACGAACACCTGGTTGCAATAGAGTTGTATCCTGTCGCGGTGCACGTCGAGGTTGCTCTTGATTTGCGGGAAATAGAGCACACCGGTGAGATTGAACGGGAAATCCACGTTGAGGTGTATCCAGAAGAGCGGCTCGTCTGCCATGGGATAGAGTTCGCGATAGAACTTCTTGTAATCCTCGTCCTTAAGTGTCGAAGGCGCCTTGGTCCAGAGCGGTTCTGTGTCGTTCACCACATTTGGCTCGTCGGTTTCAACTTCCTTGCCTTCCTCCCACTTTGTCTTCTTTCCCACAGCGATGGGTACCGGCAGGAAGCGGCAGTATTTGCGCAGGAGTTCGAGAATCTTGTTTTTCTGTGCAAACTCCTTGCAGTCGTCAGCAAGGTGGAGCACGATCGATGTACCCCTGTCGGCCTTATCACATTCTTCCATTGTGAATTCGGGACTGCCGTCGCAGGTCCAGTGCACAGCCTTGGCACCTTCCTGATGGCTGAGGGAGAAGATTTCCACCTGACTTGCCACCATGAATGCGCTGTAGAAGCCAAGTCCGAAGTGGCCGATGATGGCATTGGCGTCGTCCTTGTATTTCTCGAGGAAGTCGTTGGCGCCGGAGAAGGCTATCTGGTTGATGTACTTGTCGAGTTCTTCCTGTGTCATGCCGATACCGCGGTCGGTAATGGTCAGTGTGCCAGCCGTTTCGTCCATGGCGATTTGAATGGTCAGGTCGCCCAGTTCGCCCTTGAATTCGCCTTTCGATGCGAGAGTCCTGAGTTTCTGTGTGGCATCCACTGCGTTCGAAACGAGTTCGCGGAGGAAGATTTCGTGGTCGCTGTAAAGAAATTTCTTGATTACCGGAAAGATGTTTTCGGTGGTTATTCCAATATTACCTTTCATGATTTTTATGTTTTTTGTTTCATTTTTTCGGTGATATTACTTTGCAATTTTTATGCCAAAGGTTTTTAGAGCAGCAAAGGACATGGAAAGTACTGCCATCATAACCAAAAGTGACTGGAAAAATGACATCGAAAGTGCAAAAGTCGTTGGAAAAATGACATTAAAAGTTGTATTAGCCGCTGATACTTAGACATTTCGACGCATCCTGTATTTCATGCCTTTATAAATTCGTTAATTTACATTTGAAACAATACTTTTACGCAGTTTAACATTTTTTTGTATTTTTGCACTCATATAGTGCTACAGGGTGCTTTATTAAAAGCAAGCAAGCTCTGACAACTTATTGATAATCAATATGCTTCATATTTTTCTGCAAATAGCAGACTTTTGGAACACATTCATCGGCAGTACCATTGAGATTGTCCTCAAGGGTATGCTTATCGGTATCCTTGCTTCGGCTCCGATGGGTCCCGTGGGTATTTTGATTATCAACCGCACGATGCAAAAGGGTCGCCGATACGGACTTGCCACAGGAGCGGGTGCCGCGTTGAGCGACTTTTTCTATGCGCTGATGACAGGTATGGGTATGTCGTTCATGCTATATTTCATTGAAGATGAAGACATACTTTTCATTCTGAAACTGGTGGGTAGCGGCATGCTGATGTTCTTCGGCATCTGGATGTTCCGCTCCGACCCGTCGAAGGGTTTCCGCCCTTCGCACAACAAAAAGAAGGGCACCCTGTTCCACAACTTCATCACGGGCTTCTTCCTGACACTGTCGAACCCACTGATTATCTTCCTTTTCACGGCAGTTTATGCCCTGCTGACGTTTGTCATACCGAACCACTGGTATGAAATGGCAGTGGGTTACCTGTCGATTATCGGTGGCGCCATGCTCTGGTGGTTAGGACTGACCTGGCTCGTGAATCGTCTGAAGGCAAACATTACGATACGGGGCATGAAGACGATGAACCATATCATCGGCGGCATCGTCATCACCGTTTCGGTAATCTATGCCATCATGACATTCCTCCACATGTCGATTTATTGAAAAACCTTTTAGCGAAACACGCTCCAATAGCATCAGATTGTGATTATAGCCAACAAACTTCGAACGACAAACCGTGCAGAGTACATTCTGTATATGTGGCAGGTGGAGGACATCGTGCGTGCCGCTCACTGCGACATCGACCGCCTGAAGGAAGGCTATCTCAACAGTTTTGAACTGGACACGGCAACACGGCAGGACACCGAGCAATGGTATGCCGACATCTGCGAGATGATGCGCTCGGAGGGTGTGATGGAGGCTGGGCACCTGCAGATTGTGAAGAATGCGGTGGCTTCGCTCGACGAATTGCACAACCGCCTGCTCGCTTCGGAAAAATTTCCGTACTACAGGAGCATGTACCACCGCGTGCTGCCACACATCGTGGAACTGCGCCGCAAAAAAGGTGCCGACAAGGACAGTTCGGAGATTGAGACGTGTCTGGAATGCCTCTACGGGGTGCTGCTGCTCAAACTGCAGAAACGCGAGATTTCGGAAGAGACAGCCGGTGCCGTGAAGGAAATTTCCACGATGCTCGGACAACTGTCCGACTATTACATAAAAGACAAAGAAAAACCAATAGAGTTTTAAGTATGAACATTCTCATTACGGGTTGCAACGGGCAGTTGGGCAACGAACTGCGCCTTATAGAAGACAGATTCGGCGAGGAGTACACGTTTTTCCACACCGACATAGAAGAACTCGACATCACCGACCGCGAGGCGGTGAATGCCTATATTCAGGACAATGCCATCGACCTCATCATCAACTGCGCTGCCTTTACAGCCGTTGACAGGGCGGAAGAAGCGCAGGAGTTGTGCGAGAAACTGAACAGCGCCGCACCGGGCTATCTCGCTGCCGCGGTGGAGGAACGCGGAGGCAACATCATCCACGTCTCGACCGACTACGTGTTCAGCGGCGAAGGGTGCGTGCCCTACCGCGAGGACTCCCCTACTGCCCCACAGAGCGTTTATGGTACGACAAAACTGGCAGGCGAGGAACGCGTCATACGCAGTTGCGCAGGAGCCGTCATTATACGAACGGCATGGCTCTATTCGCCCTTCGGCAACAACTTCGTAAAGACGATGATAAGGCTTGGCAAAGAACGCGAAGAACTGGGTGTGGTAGCCGACCAGATAGGTTCTCCTACCTACGCACACGACCTTGCGATGGCTATCTGCCAGATGGTGCGCCATGGTCTCGTACCGGGCGTTTACCACTTTACCGACGAAGGCACCACGTCATGGTACGACTTCACACGCGTCATACACCGCGAGGCAGGCATCAGAAACTGCCGCGTGCGTCCGCTCCACACAGAGGACTACCCCACCCCCGCCAAGCGACCGCACTACTCCGTGCTCGACAAGACAAAAATCAAAGACACCTACGGCATCGACATCCCATGGTGGGAAGACGCCCTGAAGGACTGCATCGAGCGGCTGAAGGATTAACGGCACTTTGCAATCGTTTGATAAATAAACATTTAGCGCATCGTAACTTTCTACGGTGCGCTAAATGTATGGATTTTGCTATAAAAACATCTTAACAATGATTACACGACAAAAATATCATTTTGCATTCAATTGCTGAAGAACACTATCGAGAGTTTCGCAGTTAATAATTGGCAGATTGCCGGCTGTGTGTTGCCGTGGAAGAAAGCGGCCTTTTGTTACCGCTGACAACATTTTCTCAACGAAAGGTTCTAAATTCATTACATCCACATGGATTGCACCATGCGTTAAGTTATAAAGTTCATCCGCTGCAGAACGGGAAATCTGCTTAATCCCCTCCATATCCAGCAAATAAGAGTCTTCCGGATTAAGCGAAGCGGCAAGTCGTTCTATCAACTGGCGCGTGTGAAGTTCCTCGCCATAGCGTTCCTGCATTTTTATAATATGTTTCATTCTCAACTTGTGTACTTATATATTCATAATATCCGCCTTCATCAGAGTACTCATCTTCAATCCATTTACCTTTTTTGTACCATTTATAAGTATCCTCATTATATTTAGCCTTATGCTCCGTCTCGCCCCAGGCATAATAATTGCCGTATGCTGTAGGTTTCGATGCGCCAACGTTGCAGCAAGCCCATTTTTTGCCGCTGGGCAGACCGAGGTCGATGGCGTGGGGGTGGTTGTTGTCGGGACAGGTTTTTATCGTCGTGACTGGACGAGGCGCTACGCGCTGGGTGGTGCGAACCGGTTTTCTGCCCTTGCTGTAACGGCCTCTTTGCGCTGAAACGGAAAGACCAAGTGCAAGCGCCATAAGAATGATCACAAATCTTTTCATGGTAGTTGTTTTTAGGTTCTATTATGTTATGTTTGGCAAATATAAAGGTTCGGGCGGTAAATTCAAAATTTTCAGCCTGCAAAATGACCTAAAAACATGGGGGCGGATTGGCGCAAGGAGGTTGACGCTTAGAATACAGAGTTGCAGAAAGTTGATAAGGTGCATTAGAACTAATGACCGATTCAGACTAAAAGACTGTATTTGACAATCAATAAAGAGGGCGTGTCAAAAAGAATTGAGTGCGCTGTCGCGCAGAAATCTTACAAATCTCATCAAATCTTACAAATTGATTATCAGACAATTATTTTATTTGTATAATTTGTAAAGATTTGCAGGATTTCTCGCCTTTAGGCGACTTCTTTAATTTTGACACACCCGCTTTTGTTGCCTGTGTAGAGTATATTTTACCACAAAGGTATTTTCCCTAAAGCACCGCCAAGTTCCAATGATGCTGTAGTAAAGCCTAAAGCCTTGAAAACACGTCTCATTGTTGGGATAGTGATGCTATATCCACGCTCTATCCGTGAGATTTGTGCCTTTTGTACCCCGACGCGCTCTCCGAGTTGTTCCTGTGTGAGATTCTGCTCTAACCGCGCCCTCTTGATAGCTTCACCTATGTGGTAGGCATGTACGGCATCTGCCACACGCCTTTCGTGTTCGTCGCGTTCTGGTGTACCTATTGCGCCAAAGTGTTTGTCAAGCGCTTCGTCCATGCTGTATAATTTGTATTTCCCTACCTGTTTCATTTCTATCTTCGTTTTTCGTTGAAATATTCTTTTCTTATTTTCTCTGCCTTAGTTATTTCTTTAGATGGTGTCTTCCGTGTCTTCTTAACGATGCCATGAGTAGCAACAATCAGAGTGTCCGCCTCCGTGTCCCAAAAAGCAAACAGCCTATATTGTTTGCCACTGTGTAATGTACGAAATTCCCAGATTTCTGTGCCAATCAGTTTTTTGAAAATCTTTACATTCCGTTCGCCTTGCTCTATTCTGTGAACATTTTCATAAATCTTATCTCCCACAGACTTCGGTTGCGCCTCAATAAACCTTAAGGCTTCCTCCATAAACACCACATTTAGCCTGTTCGCTGTCATGCCATTACTTTTATGCTACAAAGATAGTGTAAGTTTCTGAAATGCGAAACATTATTATAAAAAAATTAGGCATAAGACTATATTTATTGTTTACAGACAACAAATTTTCGTGTCCTGCAAAACGGGCAGAAATTCTTAAGAGCCCTTAACCCATGTAACGTCCAGAGTTAGTTCTCGCCCTCATACTCCGTTGAGAAATACACGTTGGCTCTGTCGTTGCTGGCATTATCTATGCCTTCACCATACAAGTCGTGCGCATGACTGTCAACACGGAATTTCATGGTTACCTTTTGGCCATTCCTCCTGCCTACGAAGCGCAGCACACCATCCCTGATGTATCCTTTCAGGACAATGCGGTTATTATAGGTCAGATTAGTATATACACAATTACGCAAACGGCCGTTTCGCTTCTCAAACTTCAGGCGGCAAGGGTGGGAAGAATAGTAGTCCGAGTTCCATGTGCCATAGTACTCATATTTCCCGTCTTCGAGGATATAATCGAGGCTTCCGTCGGAATCCAGGACAGGCTTAGGCTTCTCTACGACAGGCTTGCTTGCCTCATTTGCTTTTTTTATGGAATCTTCTGCTTGTTTGGTCTCAAGTTCTTTGACTTTTGCATCGAGGGCTTTGATGGTGCTGTCCTTATTCTCCTTTTCTTCTTCCACCTTCGTCGTGTCATTATCTGCCAATGCCACGGTTTCGGGCGAATTACCTTTCAGGTAGAGATAGGCACCTCCGGCGAGTAGCGTGAGCAGCAACACGATTCCCAGCACTGTGCCCAGAACCATCAAGGTCGTGTTCTTTTTCCTGGGAGTCTGTTCGAGCCCTGCGAATTTGTCAGACTGAGCATCTTCATTTACCGGATGCCCACACTTAGGACAGGCTGCCGCCTTGTCGGATACCATATTACCGCATCTTGAACATTTGAATAAAGCCATAATATAGTTAGGTTATGTTATAAAAAACAATGTTATCTGCCGTATGGCATAGCAAAGATAGGTAATTTCCTGACTACTTGCAAGTAAGTAAAACAAAAAAACAGACACTCAAGTAAACTTGGTGTCTGCCTTTATTTTCTTTACTTGCGGAGAGAGAGGACTGATTGTATCCATCCCTACGCTCCTGCGAGGCTCCTTGCAAGCCTCGCTAAAATGAATAAAACCCAAATGTCAAGATTTCTTGAACATTTGGGTTTCATTTATTTTCGCAAAATTGCGGAGAGAGGGGGATTCGAACCCCCGAACCAGTTTTGCCGGTTACACGCTTTCCAGGCGTGCCTCTTCAGCCACTCGAGCACCTCTCCTTAGGCTGAATTCGTGTTGTTTTTTCAAATTCGGGTGCAAAGATAATGTTTCGCACCCGAAAGAGCAAGTTTTATTTTGTTTTTTCTGCGCCGTTGCGCTTTTTGAGCATTTTCTTTACGATGAAATAGCCTGCTACGATGACGACGATGGCAAGTATGGCGTAGCCTATTTCGTGGCTGTATGTTTTGGCGAGCTCGCTGACCTGTTCGGGATCCTGATAGTCGGGGAAACTCTTGAATATAGCATAACCGATGACGGCGAGGATGGTGTTCCAAAAACCTGCGCCAAGTGTGGTATAGAGCAGGAATGGCCCCATCTTCATCTTTGCCAGTCCGGCAGGGATGGAGATGAGTTGTCGCACGGCGGGGACGAGGCGGCCGAAGAAAGTGCTCGACTTGCCATGCTGGCGGAAATATTCTTCTGCGTGCTTCACTTTTTCTTCGTTGATAAGGCACAGGTGGCCGAACTTGCTGTTGGCGAACTTATAAACCACGGGGCGACCCAGCCAGCGTGCGAGCCAGTAGTTGACAAGAGCACCGATGTCGGCACCGATGGTAGCGAAGACCACTACGAGGAAGATGTTCATCGTGGAAGATTCGCCCATAGCAAGCCATGCTGCCGGCGGCACAATGACTTCCGAGGGGAAGGGAATGAACGAACTCTCTATCGCCATGAAGAGGAGTACAACCCAATAGTTGAGGTGGCTCAGCACCCATAAGATTATTCCTGACATAGATATATTGCTTATTCTGTCGGTTTGTTATCTGAAAACTGTTCAGCGAAACGGTAAAATCTTCCGCAAAATCAAATCGGCGGCAAAGTTACGATTATTTTTTATGATTTCCCCTATAGTATTTCCAATCGCTTATTTTCGGACTAAATGTTTGCTTTGACTATTTTCTCTAAATTGCCTATCAAGATTCTGTTTCGGAGGATGTTTTAACTATTTTTTATCACATTTCTTAGGATGATTATTGAAAAATCATACCTATTTCTGGGGATGATTTCTTAAAAAACACACCTATTTCGGAGGATAACAGGCTGTTTTTTGACATATTTCGGAGGATAATTTCTTTTTGCTGTGACGAATTGCACCTGTCTTTGCACCTACAGCGCGCACTTGCCAGACACGAACATAAACGGCTCACCCCGTCAGTAGTTGAGAAAAACGAGGTAGTTGCCTTCGGCTTGTATTCCGAAGTGGTCGCTGAGGGCTTCGTTGAGTGTGCCTTGCCAGTATTTTTTGAAGTCGTAGATGGGCCATTTCAGCCCCGTGCTTTTCAGGTTTCTGGCATCGTGTGCGAAGATGGACACTTGCTGCCCTTTGTAGGATGCTATGACGGTTTTTCCTGAGTGTGGAATAAACTGCCCGTGGTCGGTCATCATGATTATTGTCGCCTGAAGTTTCTGATTCTCGAGGAGGTCGTAATAGTCCATCAGTAGTGCCACGTTGGCTATGGTGTGGTCTTCTCGCTTACCCGTAGCACCTACGATATAAAAATGGAGTTCCTGTTCGTTCCTGAATCGTTGTAATACAAAGTTGAACGTCTTGGTTAGGTCGTTTTCGTCCTGATCTTCTATCCTCACGAATTTGTCTGCCCATTCCTGCCGCAGCGCCGGACTGATGGAGTCGGCATCACCTACGATGACGTCGGGCACAATGCCATGTGCTTTACAGGCATTGGCAGCACCGTCGCAGCAGGCGATGTAATCTGCTTCGGCTATTGCACTGAGCGGTGCGGGGTGTGTAGGGAAATCTCCGTTTGCTATTATTGTAATTTTCACAATATTCGAGTCGTTTTCAGTGGCTCTTGCCGATTTTCTTTACCCAGTTGATATAGCCGAAAACTGACACGATGGCATAAAATGCAAAGAGAGCCGAAGAGAGGGGCTTATCCATAATAAAGAGCATGGTTGCAGCCAACACGTCCACTACAATCCAGAGCAACCAGTGCTCCACATATTTTTTTGCTATCATCCACATGCCTACGATATTACATGCCGCCGTTGCTGCATCCATCCACAGATTTCCGTTAGTCCCGAGTTGTTTGAGCACTTGCGCCAGAACGAATGTAAGCAATGCGATGGAAACGATAATGACCACTACAAGCGGCAGGTTGACATGCTTGAGCAGTCCTTCTTCCTTATCTTCCTTGCCGGCATTTCTCCGCCACACCCACAGTCCATAGATGGCTGCAAGGAAATAATAGACATAGACACCAGTCATGGCATAGTAGCCTTCGCCCAGATAGATGGCGAAATAGAAGCACGACATGACGAGCGACGCTATCCATAGGCGCACATCGACGTGGTACTGATACCAGATGTAGAACAGGCCGGCTATCGTGCCACAGACATCGAGCCAGTTTTCAGTGAGATATGTGGTGAGTTGTTCCATCATTGCTTTTATATTTTTAGAATTTGAACGAGATGTGCGCCAGGAAGTTGGTAGGCGCCTGTGCGGAATAGGTGGACCATGCCCAGAAGTCGTAGTTGCCGAAGGCACTGATAGCACCGTTGTTGTTTCTGAAGTACATGCCGCAACTGCCGTTCGACTCGTACTTTTCGTTGAACAGATTATAGACGGTTACGCCGGCTGTAATGCCTTTCAAGCCTTTGAGTTTGAAGGTATATGAAAGATAGAGGTCGGATGTGAAATAACTGTCAAGCATGGCGCTGATTCTGTTTCCGTCGATGTCGGTATAGGCGCGGAAGTTTGAATTGGTCATATACTGCTCCGAAACGTATTTCGTCATCAGCGCAGCAAAGAAGCCTTTGTACTGATATGACAGGATGTTGTTGAAGATGAAATTGGGTGAGAACGAGAGGTGTGTGGTTCCTACGTTGACATAACTTTCGTTCCAGTTTTCATCCACCACCTTGAGGTGCATGTTCTTTGCCCTGTTTTTGCTCCATGTGGCATTGGCTTGCCACACAAATCCATCGAACGGATACCACACCGCCTGTAGTTCGAGCCCTGTCCTATAGGAGTTCTTGATGTTTGCAGCCACCATTTCTCCGTTGGCATCCTGTGCGCCCGTGAGTACGAACTGGTTGTCATAGTCCATGTAATAGAAATTTGCAGCAAACAAGAAACGCTTTTTGGCGAACTGATACCCCACTTCGAGGTCGTTGAGGCGCTCTGCTTTGGGTTGTATGGGTTGTGAGGTGCTGACT
Encoded here:
- the pnuC gene encoding nicotinamide riboside transporter PnuC, producing the protein MMEQLTTYLTENWLDVCGTIAGLFYIWYQYHVDVRLWIASLVMSCFYFAIYLGEGYYAMTGVYVYYFLAAIYGLWVWRRNAGKEDKEEGLLKHVNLPLVVVIIVSIALLTFVLAQVLKQLGTNGNLWMDAATAACNIVGMWMIAKKYVEHWLLWIVVDVLAATMLFIMDKPLSSALFAFYAIVSVFGYINWVKKIGKSH
- a CDS encoding DedA family protein, with the protein product MSGIILWVLSHLNYWVVLLFMAIESSFIPFPSEVIVPPAAWLAMGESSTMNIFLVVVFATIGADIGALVNYWLARWLGRPVVYKFANSKFGHLCLINEEKVKHAEEYFRQHGKSSTFFGRLVPAVRQLISIPAGLAKMKMGPFLLYTTLGAGFWNTILAVIGYAIFKSFPDYQDPEQVSELAKTYSHEIGYAILAIVVIVAGYFIVKKMLKKRNGAEKTK
- a CDS encoding zinc ribbon domain-containing protein, encoding MALFKCSRCGNMVSDKAAACPKCGHPVNEDAQSDKFAGLEQTPRKKNTTLMVLGTVLGIVLLLTLLAGGAYLYLKGNSPETVALADNDTTKVEEEKENKDSTIKALDAKVKELETKQAEDSIKKANEASKPVVEKPKPVLDSDGSLDYILEDGKYEYYGTWNSDYYSSHPCRLKFEKRNGRLRNCVYTNLTYNNRIVLKGYIRDGVLRFVGRRNGQKVTMKFRVDSHAHDLYGEGIDNASNDRANVYFSTEYEGEN
- a CDS encoding thiamine diphosphokinase, translating into MKITIIANGDFPTHPAPLSAIAEADYIACCDGAANACKAHGIVPDVIVGDADSISPALRQEWADKFVRIEDQDENDLTKTFNFVLQRFRNEQELHFYIVGATGKREDHTIANVALLMDYYDLLENQKLQATIIMMTDHGQFIPHSGKTVIASYKGQQVSIFAHDARNLKSTGLKWPIYDFKKYWQGTLNEALSDHFGIQAEGNYLVFLNY